The proteins below come from a single Desulfitobacterium metallireducens DSM 15288 genomic window:
- a CDS encoding glycerol acyltransferase: MKKMNDKISKNIYKFSRFCIRCFSSRYRVCLSEKNINDTGIPVVYVVHHQNLRGPILSIAWLNIPVHLWVLSVFSDQRTCFRQFYDYTFTQRRGIPKGLAAVIAYPVSVWVSGIMQGMNAIPVFRGSRAIAKTFNQSLKALINGENLLICPDIDYTDPGPHMGEMYDGFLDLERYYIKRTGHHLAFIPLYISKREHCIYEGKAVYFHTVGDFKNEKKNVYDRLMQEFSRLENRYGSGLMS, from the coding sequence GTGAAAAAAATGAATGATAAAATTAGCAAAAACATCTATAAATTTTCGCGTTTTTGTATCCGCTGCTTTTCTTCGAGATATCGGGTTTGTCTATCGGAGAAAAATATAAATGATACAGGCATACCTGTAGTTTATGTGGTGCATCATCAGAACTTGCGAGGCCCGATTCTCAGCATAGCTTGGCTTAATATTCCTGTGCACTTATGGGTTCTGAGTGTATTTAGCGATCAACGAACATGCTTCCGCCAATTTTATGATTATACTTTTACCCAGCGCAGGGGTATCCCAAAGGGACTGGCCGCGGTTATCGCATATCCAGTATCAGTTTGGGTATCGGGAATAATGCAGGGGATGAATGCGATTCCTGTTTTTCGCGGTTCAAGAGCCATTGCTAAGACATTTAATCAGAGTCTTAAAGCTTTGATTAACGGAGAAAATCTATTGATTTGCCCAGATATTGACTATACAGATCCAGGTCCACATATGGGGGAAATGTATGATGGATTTCTTGACTTAGAACGATATTATATAAAGCGAACCGGTCATCATCTCGCTTTTATTCCATTATACATTAGCAAACGTGAACATTGCATCTATGAAGGAAAAGCGGTTTATTTCCACACGGTGGGCGATTTTAAAAATGAAAAGAAAAATGTATACGATCGATTGATGCAAGAATTTTCGCGTTTAGAAAATCGGTATGGGTCAGGTCTAATGTCGTAA
- a CDS encoding NusG domain II-containing protein: MKKLEKIIVAVILLLSILSMGIMMISKPNNQDGIIVIQVDNKVVKKVALNYSSEVKTYEFSFNGNIASIESKNGSVRLLEMSDELCPNHICSDTGWINQSYQSIVCLPNQIIITIEGGEADKENKGQIDIVI; the protein is encoded by the coding sequence ATGAAAAAATTAGAAAAAATAATTGTCGCAGTTATTTTATTATTAAGTATTTTGTCAATGGGGATTATGATGATTTCAAAACCAAACAATCAAGATGGAATTATCGTTATTCAAGTGGACAATAAAGTGGTTAAGAAAGTCGCATTGAATTATTCGAGTGAAGTCAAAACTTATGAGTTTAGCTTTAATGGCAATATTGCCTCAATTGAATCTAAAAATGGAAGTGTAAGATTGCTTGAAATGAGCGATGAACTTTGTCCAAATCATATCTGTTCAGATACCGGCTGGATAAATCAATCTTATCAATCTATTGTTTGTCTTCCAAATCAGATCATAATAACAATTGAAGGAGGTGAAGCAGATAAAGAGAATAAAGGTCAAATCGATATCGTGATTTAA
- a CDS encoding FAD:protein FMN transferase, whose protein sequence is MNLKKQIGKRLASIVLVIMAAGILTACSSNTNSNSTSKSNDEAYTADGFAMGTVISQKIYGTNGESTANETMEKITDLEALLTFNAPEGDIYKLNENAGKAKVELNSETIKILNKAQRISELSGGAFDVTVGPVVKSWGIGTENERIPTPEEIKDLLTLINYKDLEVDGNLASLKRAGQQVDLGGIAKGYAGDVARDIYKKNGIRSAYINLGGNVVTLGNKPDGSPWTVGIRNPRPKANQTSGQQIVGTVTVTDKAVVTAGDDQRYFEKDGKRYHHIIDARTGYPAQSDLMSVTLITDSSFNADAIDTAAFILGLEKGRELIQKQGGIEAVFITKDKKIYVTEGLKENFEFLDESNEYQYVK, encoded by the coding sequence TTGAACTTGAAAAAACAAATCGGAAAAAGGTTGGCTTCAATAGTACTTGTTATCATGGCTGCCGGAATATTAACAGCGTGTAGTTCGAACACGAATTCCAACTCTACTTCAAAATCAAACGATGAAGCATATACAGCCGATGGGTTTGCAATGGGGACAGTTATCTCGCAAAAGATTTATGGCACGAATGGAGAATCTACTGCCAATGAGACTATGGAGAAAATAACAGATTTGGAAGCCCTTCTAACCTTTAATGCGCCTGAAGGCGATATCTATAAACTTAACGAAAATGCAGGAAAAGCGAAGGTTGAATTGAATTCGGAAACGATTAAAATATTGAACAAAGCGCAACGCATTTCGGAACTGAGCGGAGGTGCCTTTGATGTGACAGTAGGCCCAGTCGTAAAAAGCTGGGGTATTGGAACTGAAAATGAACGGATTCCAACGCCAGAGGAAATAAAAGATCTACTTACCCTTATTAATTATAAAGACTTAGAAGTGGATGGAAATTTAGCTTCTTTAAAACGAGCCGGTCAACAGGTGGATCTAGGAGGCATTGCCAAAGGCTATGCAGGAGATGTTGCGAGGGATATCTATAAAAAGAACGGTATCCGATCTGCTTATATTAATCTTGGTGGTAATGTTGTAACCCTTGGTAATAAGCCTGATGGAAGTCCATGGACTGTAGGAATTCGTAATCCTCGGCCTAAGGCGAACCAAACGAGTGGTCAGCAAATCGTGGGTACCGTTACCGTAACTGATAAAGCGGTAGTAACAGCAGGAGATGACCAGCGCTACTTTGAAAAAGATGGCAAACGTTATCATCATATTATTGATGCACGCACAGGATATCCTGCTCAGTCAGACTTGATGAGCGTTACTTTAATCACAGATTCATCCTTTAATGCGGATGCGATTGATACGGCAGCTTTTATCTTAGGCTTAGAGAAAGGCAGGGAACTTATCCAAAAGCAGGGTGGAATTGAGGCGGTTTTTATTACGAAAGATAAAAAAATCTATGTCACCGAAGGTCTAAAGGAAAATTTTGAGTTCCTTGACGAAAGTAATGAATATCAATATGTTAAATAA
- a CDS encoding Gx transporter family protein codes for MNKNKKYALIIILVTNAILISFLESFIPIPIPVPGIKLGLGNIITMIAVVFLSWKDVLFIVIVRSFVVAILTRGVMMLAFSLSGGILSALVMLLLYKKLSRFLSIKGISIAGAITHNTAQIVVASFILGQVVILYYLPVLIISAVITGLITGSIGEMAINEIRKKEVFKDEK; via the coding sequence ATGAACAAAAATAAGAAATATGCACTGATTATTATACTCGTGACCAATGCGATCCTAATTTCATTTCTAGAATCGTTTATACCCATCCCTATTCCTGTACCTGGAATTAAGCTGGGACTCGGAAATATTATTACGATGATTGCTGTTGTATTTTTGAGCTGGAAGGATGTTCTTTTCATTGTAATCGTACGTAGTTTTGTAGTCGCAATACTAACAAGGGGTGTGATGATGCTCGCTTTTAGTTTGAGCGGTGGCATCCTGAGTGCTCTTGTTATGTTGTTGCTGTATAAAAAACTTTCGAGGTTTTTGAGCATTAAAGGGATAAGTATTGCTGGAGCTATAACGCATAACACAGCACAAATTGTGGTGGCATCGTTTATTTTGGGACAAGTTGTTATTTTATATTATCTTCCTGTGCTCATAATTTCTGCAGTAATTACAGGCTTAATTACAGGAAGTATAGGCGAAATGGCAATCAATGAGATAAGAAAAAAAGAGGTTTTTAAAGATGAAAAATAA
- a CDS encoding DegV family protein — MAVQILTDSTSYLSEEIRKELDIRVVSLGLSFGNESMKETDIDNESFYQMMAQKGIPTSSQPSVGDLEKEMISGVEKGDQLCCIFMSSEMSGTFSTAQLVKEMVLEKYEDAKIAVIDSKSNCMQLGFSVIQAARTAKAGMSLEKVSQAALENINKSRFLFIPENLDYLRKGGRIGGASALLGNLFKIIPILTVENGKTSVLMKVRTKGNALRAMVDQVVKDISEKGLGEIAVEHINCKQEAKELAKVIKEKLNVNIDIMDIGPVIGLHVGPGTLGIVYYTLKDIR, encoded by the coding sequence ATGGCAGTACAAATTTTAACAGATAGCACAAGTTATTTAAGTGAAGAGATCAGAAAAGAGCTGGATATTAGAGTCGTTTCCTTAGGCCTATCCTTTGGCAATGAAAGTATGAAGGAAACTGACATTGATAATGAGAGCTTTTATCAAATGATGGCTCAAAAGGGAATCCCGACTTCTTCACAACCTTCTGTTGGAGATTTGGAAAAAGAAATGATAAGTGGAGTTGAAAAGGGAGATCAGCTATGCTGTATTTTTATGTCCTCTGAGATGAGTGGTACATTTTCTACAGCACAGCTTGTTAAGGAAATGGTTTTGGAGAAATATGAGGATGCAAAGATTGCGGTTATTGATTCGAAATCTAACTGCATGCAACTCGGCTTCTCAGTCATTCAGGCTGCTAGGACTGCGAAAGCGGGAATGTCATTAGAGAAGGTTTCGCAGGCAGCGCTTGAAAATATAAATAAAAGTCGGTTCTTATTTATCCCAGAGAATCTTGATTATCTCAGAAAAGGCGGTCGAATAGGTGGGGCCAGTGCCTTGCTAGGAAACCTCTTTAAAATTATTCCAATATTGACAGTAGAAAATGGAAAAACCTCAGTGCTAATGAAGGTAAGGACAAAAGGAAATGCTTTGCGAGCTATGGTAGATCAAGTGGTCAAGGATATCAGCGAGAAGGGGCTAGGTGAAATTGCGGTTGAGCATATAAATTGCAAACAAGAGGCAAAAGAATTGGCAAAAGTGATTAAAGAAAAACTAAACGTCAACATCGATATCATGGATATAGGGCCTGTTATTGGATTACATGTAGGCCCGGGAACACTCGGAATCGTTTATTATACCCTAAAAGATATCAGATGA
- a CDS encoding pyridoxal phosphate-dependent aminotransferase yields MISRTMQEQVKNSSIIRAMFEEGKRLAAIYGTENVYDFSLGNPSVESPAEVKKAILEVVNEEDAISIHGYMNNSGYEDVRAAIAKSINDKFSTSFTHNNIVMTVGAAGGLNVVFKTLLNPQDEVITFAPFFGEYRSYVKNYEGKLVVVAPNTVDFQPNLEELKDKITLNTKAVIINSPNNPTGVIYSEATIIKLSEILKEKQKEFGIEIYLISDEPYRELAYDHAEVPYLTKYYENTIVGYSFSKSLSLPGERIGYLVIPNQVTDHEDVIAAANIATRILGFVNAPSLFQRVIAKCLDAKVDLATYNRNRELLYNGLLSYGYECIKPEGAFYMFVKTPIEDDVEFCNLAKKKNILVVPGTSFSCPGYIRIAYCVAYETIEKALPGFKALIEEL; encoded by the coding sequence ATGATATCAAGAACAATGCAAGAGCAGGTGAAGAACAGCTCGATTATTCGTGCCATGTTTGAAGAAGGGAAAAGACTGGCAGCGATTTATGGAACTGAAAATGTATATGATTTTAGTCTGGGAAACCCGAGTGTTGAATCGCCTGCAGAAGTAAAAAAGGCAATTTTAGAGGTTGTTAATGAAGAAGATGCGATAAGTATTCACGGTTACATGAATAACTCAGGTTATGAAGACGTAAGAGCTGCGATTGCAAAGTCCATCAATGATAAATTCAGCACTTCGTTTACCCATAATAACATCGTTATGACTGTTGGCGCGGCAGGCGGGTTAAACGTTGTTTTTAAAACTTTACTCAATCCCCAGGATGAGGTCATTACGTTTGCCCCGTTTTTTGGTGAATACAGAAGCTATGTAAAAAACTATGAGGGAAAATTAGTTGTCGTTGCTCCTAATACGGTTGATTTTCAACCTAATCTTGAAGAACTTAAAGACAAGATCACCCTTAATACGAAAGCGGTGATTATTAATTCACCTAATAATCCCACAGGTGTTATTTATTCAGAAGCTACTATCATTAAGCTGTCGGAAATACTGAAAGAGAAGCAGAAGGAATTTGGGATAGAGATTTACCTCATTTCTGATGAACCCTATCGTGAGCTGGCATATGATCATGCTGAAGTGCCTTATCTTACAAAATACTATGAGAATACAATAGTCGGATACTCTTTTAGTAAATCCCTTTCTTTACCTGGCGAAAGAATAGGCTATCTCGTGATTCCAAATCAGGTAACGGATCACGAAGATGTCATTGCAGCAGCGAATATCGCAACTCGTATTCTAGGTTTCGTAAATGCTCCATCCTTATTTCAGCGGGTCATCGCTAAGTGTTTAGATGCGAAGGTGGACCTTGCAACCTATAATCGGAATCGTGAACTTCTTTATAACGGACTTTTGTCGTACGGATACGAATGTATCAAACCTGAAGGGGCTTTTTACATGTTTGTAAAGACACCCATTGAGGATGATGTTGAGTTTTGCAATTTGGCTAAGAAGAAAAATATCCTCGTTGTACCCGGTACTTCCTTTTCCTGTCCAGGATATATTCGAATTGCCTATTGTGTCGCTTATGAGACAATCGAGAAAGCCTTACCAGGCTTTAAGGCTTTGATTGAAGAATTGTGA
- a CDS encoding MBL fold metallo-hydrolase yields the protein MKLIQVRGNTFCIDTGMTAIPIYKINDEEIIMLDTGWVKEREGIENLLEENSLRIVGIINSHAHIDHIGNNDCFKKKYNCLIAMSAFEALLCSSTVTLKTYYSSQTLSEVEKHFGHMVCDTDIMIEDNQNKIYVCGIKFKIFHTPGHSPAHICIITPDNVAYLGDALISYEVMEGAKMPYAFILREDLKSKEKLYDLKCTKYIVAHKGIYSDQDITKLITDNLNFYKQRAAKIYSLIEEAMTLEDITKAVLKSFNISIGSISRYAVIERMLRSYVEYLNESGMISLKMEKGFLKYSKGNTDL from the coding sequence ATGAAACTAATACAAGTTAGAGGGAATACGTTTTGTATCGATACCGGAATGACAGCAATTCCTATTTATAAAATAAATGATGAAGAAATTATTATGTTGGATACAGGATGGGTGAAGGAGAGAGAAGGAATTGAAAACCTTCTTGAGGAAAATAGCCTTAGAATAGTGGGTATAATTAATAGTCATGCCCATATCGACCATATCGGAAATAATGATTGTTTCAAGAAAAAGTATAACTGCCTGATTGCGATGTCAGCTTTTGAAGCGCTTCTTTGCAGTTCGACAGTCACTCTTAAAACGTACTACAGTAGCCAAACCTTGTCTGAGGTTGAAAAGCATTTTGGACATATGGTTTGTGATACAGATATTATGATCGAGGATAACCAAAATAAAATATATGTCTGCGGCATCAAATTTAAGATATTTCATACTCCAGGACATAGTCCTGCCCATATCTGTATTATTACGCCAGATAATGTAGCCTATCTTGGGGATGCTCTCATCAGCTATGAAGTGATGGAGGGGGCTAAAATGCCCTATGCATTTATCCTAAGAGAAGATCTAAAAAGTAAAGAAAAACTTTATGACTTAAAATGCACCAAATATATAGTGGCCCACAAAGGGATATATAGTGATCAAGATATTACAAAACTGATTACTGATAATCTTAATTTTTATAAACAGCGCGCGGCCAAAATATATTCGCTCATCGAGGAAGCTATGACCCTGGAAGATATCACGAAGGCCGTCCTCAAGAGTTTCAACATCAGTATAGGGAGCATCTCTCGATATGCTGTGATCGAGAGAATGTTAAGATCTTATGTTGAATATCTGAATGAATCAGGAATGATTAGCTTAAAGATGGAAAAAGGGTTTCTAAAATACTCAAAAGGCAATACTGATTTATAA
- a CDS encoding EFR1 family ferrodoxin (N-terminal region resembles flavodoxins. C-terminal ferrodoxin region binds two 4Fe-4S clusters.), with protein sequence MNKRINTLYFSATDTTRKIVTSIAEELAKHREKGKTIRNMDFTLPEGRKAAVSYEEDDVVIIGIPVYAGRVPNVLLKYLNSIQGNGALAVAIVVYGNRNYDDALIELKDILELDGFKVIAAAAFIGEHAFSKILAQNRPDEKDSLFSREFAKQIDKKMTTQVEIQPIVVNGNKPYRNYYMPRDRQGNPVDIRRVTPKTNSNCTDCKHCVNICPMGSIDSEDPSKLIGICIKCGACVKKCPVNAKYYEDQDYLRHKSELEIEFARRREPELFI encoded by the coding sequence GTGAATAAAAGGATCAATACGCTCTATTTTAGTGCAACTGATACGACGAGAAAAATTGTAACCAGCATAGCCGAGGAACTGGCAAAACATCGTGAGAAGGGAAAAACAATTCGGAATATGGATTTTACCTTACCGGAAGGAAGAAAAGCTGCCGTCTCTTATGAAGAAGACGATGTTGTTATTATCGGAATCCCTGTTTATGCGGGAAGAGTTCCTAATGTATTACTGAAATATTTAAATTCAATTCAGGGTAATGGGGCATTAGCGGTTGCAATCGTCGTTTATGGGAACCGAAATTATGATGATGCTTTAATCGAATTAAAAGATATCCTTGAATTAGATGGCTTTAAAGTCATCGCAGCCGCAGCGTTTATTGGAGAACACGCCTTTTCTAAAATACTGGCTCAAAACAGACCTGATGAAAAAGATAGCCTCTTTAGCCGAGAATTCGCAAAACAAATCGATAAAAAAATGACAACACAAGTTGAAATTCAACCTATTGTTGTCAATGGAAATAAACCCTATCGAAACTATTATATGCCTAGGGATAGACAAGGCAATCCTGTTGATATTCGAAGGGTTACGCCCAAGACGAATAGCAATTGTACGGATTGTAAACATTGTGTCAATATTTGTCCTATGGGCTCCATTGATTCTGAGGATCCTTCTAAATTAATTGGGATTTGCATTAAATGTGGAGCATGTGTTAAAAAATGCCCTGTAAATGCTAAGTATTATGAGGATCAAGATTATTTAAGACACAAATCCGAATTAGAAATAGAGTTTGCTCGACGGAGAGAGCCTGAGTTATTTATATAA
- a CDS encoding manganese efflux pump MntP family protein, with amino-acid sequence MGFFELLIIAIGLSMDAFAVAICKGLSLRKMSYKRALTVGLFFGAFQAVMPLIGYLLGTQFKASITSIDHWIAFVLLSIIGINMIRESREGYDEIDDSFNIKDLTVLSLATSIDALAIGVTFAFLQVNILPAVSVIGITTFLFSFVGVKIGNVFGTKFKSKAEFAGGLILIAMGLKILLDHLGLY; translated from the coding sequence ATGGGATTTTTTGAACTATTAATCATAGCCATTGGATTATCGATGGATGCTTTTGCGGTTGCCATCTGCAAGGGATTATCTCTGAGAAAAATGAGTTACAAGCGAGCTCTAACAGTTGGTCTTTTCTTTGGCGCTTTTCAGGCCGTAATGCCACTCATCGGCTATCTTCTCGGCACTCAGTTCAAAGCTAGCATTACCTCGATTGACCACTGGATTGCCTTTGTCCTGCTATCCATTATCGGTATCAATATGATTCGAGAATCAAGAGAGGGTTACGATGAGATTGACGACTCCTTTAACATTAAAGACCTGACCGTCCTATCTCTTGCAACGAGTATTGATGCCTTGGCTATTGGCGTAACCTTTGCCTTTTTACAAGTCAATATTCTTCCAGCAGTTTCCGTGATTGGTATTACTACCTTCTTATTTTCTTTTGTGGGTGTAAAAATCGGCAATGTGTTCGGAACGAAATTCAAATCTAAAGCCGAGTTTGCAGGTGGCCTTATTCTCATTGCCATGGGACTCAAAATTCTACTTGATCACCTTGGACTTTATTAA
- the pckA gene encoding phosphoenolpyruvate carboxykinase (ATP) produces the protein MNTSAQPIEVSETLTSKKIHYNLSVSELVETALARKEGVLASSGALRVSTGKYTGRSPEDKFIVDEPSVHNQIAWGTVNRPISTDCFENLYDQVKLYLKERELFIFDGFAGAHEKYRLPIRIINEYAWQNLFVHQLFIRPTEEELESHQPGFTIIAVPGFKANPKTDGTHSEAFIICSFEKHVILIGGTQYAGEMKKSIFSVLNYYLPLQKTLSMHCSANIGKSGDVALFFGLSGTGKTTLSADPERRLIGDDEHGWCEDGVFNFEGGCYAKCIDLSKEKEPQIWNAIQYGTVLENVILDLETRHADYADKSLTENTRAAYPIEHIGNAVIPGVAGQPKVIFFLTADAFGVLPPISKLSKEQAMYHFLSGYTSKLAGTERGITEPTATFSTCFGAPFLPLEPRVYAEMLGERISTYDTKVYLVNTGWSGGSYGTGKRIKLAYTRAMITSALNGSIEQANFTADPTFGLFVPDHVDGVPSEILNPRNTWTDKNEFDSIAKDLASRFAQNYKQVNTLY, from the coding sequence ATGAATACTAGCGCTCAGCCCATCGAGGTTAGCGAAACCCTTACGTCGAAGAAGATACACTATAATCTGTCCGTATCTGAATTAGTCGAAACAGCTCTCGCTCGCAAAGAAGGAGTTCTCGCTTCTTCAGGAGCTTTGCGTGTAAGTACAGGAAAATATACAGGCCGTTCACCTGAGGATAAATTTATTGTCGATGAACCCTCAGTACATAATCAGATCGCTTGGGGCACTGTAAACCGCCCAATTTCTACAGATTGCTTTGAAAATCTGTACGATCAAGTTAAACTCTATCTTAAAGAACGTGAACTTTTTATCTTTGACGGATTCGCCGGTGCCCATGAGAAATATCGTTTGCCCATTCGAATTATTAATGAATATGCTTGGCAAAACCTCTTTGTCCATCAACTCTTTATTCGACCGACTGAAGAGGAATTAGAAAGTCATCAACCCGGTTTTACAATTATTGCAGTTCCTGGCTTTAAAGCGAATCCCAAAACCGATGGCACACATTCAGAAGCCTTTATCATCTGTTCATTTGAGAAACACGTCATTTTAATCGGAGGAACTCAATATGCTGGCGAAATGAAAAAATCCATCTTCAGCGTGTTGAATTACTATTTACCCCTTCAAAAGACCCTCTCAATGCATTGCTCTGCAAATATCGGAAAAAGTGGCGATGTCGCCCTCTTCTTTGGGTTATCCGGCACAGGTAAAACAACACTCTCAGCTGATCCAGAGCGACGTTTGATTGGCGACGATGAACATGGTTGGTGTGAAGATGGGGTTTTCAATTTCGAAGGTGGATGTTATGCCAAGTGTATTGACCTCTCCAAAGAAAAAGAACCTCAAATTTGGAATGCCATTCAATATGGGACTGTTCTTGAAAATGTTATTCTCGATTTAGAGACTCGGCATGCCGATTATGCTGACAAATCATTAACGGAAAATACCCGTGCAGCATACCCTATTGAACATATAGGAAATGCGGTTATACCCGGCGTCGCAGGACAGCCTAAAGTAATCTTTTTCTTAACTGCTGATGCCTTTGGAGTATTACCTCCTATTTCAAAATTATCTAAAGAACAGGCTATGTATCATTTTCTCTCGGGATATACCTCAAAATTAGCGGGAACAGAACGCGGCATTACTGAACCAACGGCAACTTTTTCCACCTGTTTTGGAGCCCCGTTCCTTCCGCTCGAACCCCGCGTATACGCGGAAATGCTCGGCGAAAGGATTTCAACGTATGACACAAAAGTTTACCTCGTGAATACGGGTTGGTCCGGTGGATCTTATGGAACGGGTAAGCGAATTAAGTTAGCTTATACTCGAGCCATGATTACATCAGCACTCAATGGCTCGATTGAACAGGCGAACTTCACCGCTGATCCCACATTTGGCTTATTCGTGCCTGACCATGTAGATGGAGTTCCTAGTGAAATCCTAAACCCCCGCAATACTTGGACAGATAAAAACGAATTCGATTCGATTGCAAAAGACTTAGCATCTCGTTTCGCCCAAAATTATAAGCAAGTTAACACACTATATTAA